One stretch of Streptomyces sp. A2-16 DNA includes these proteins:
- a CDS encoding LamG domain-containing protein, producing the protein MVGLSVLLTGLGAGGLTRERTADAAAPPPVSPTSSAPTPAERTALTRARESGKRVEVVAKRTETMEVYADPKGHFTAVLHPGPVRARQDGKWVAIDTTLVRRPDGSVTPRAAAVSLAFSKGGQEPLVRLGQGGKQVALGWPDPLPAPVLKGDTATYPEVMLGVDLKLTAGSAGFSEVLVVKTRAAAKNPELRKVRFGVQTSGLTLKAGKGGGSELVDAKGKTVFSSPAPAMWDAASNEAVGRFEMAKNAITVIPDRKLLTAPDTKFPVSIDPDWWVPFGGWAKVFSGKLDSSFWHGGGDVEPPGRFGGQNLGKVGKCWLASGTCNGIGAARTFVQFDIRGLHGAQVVTPNGSSGAEFNAHEVYAPACGGGTRRFGVSLVHANPFGADLTWRNSQMEFPAPIGGTRREMHGYEPGGACGPANIGWGVGDQVRYSNDQRATHVAFALIAEDETEDYSWKKFDAYSLLVHYNWPPDVPKNFSWSAGTTTRPCSTDVNNPDYASNAAAPITLRATGTDRDGDNLWMRFERWTRHGSMHEPPNAPGPLVNGSEFTDVIPQGTFQHGFQLSWRARAGDNWGPSLFGPQTGTGMCQLDIDNEKPGRPSAKPPSESTVGAPAEFTVKANDPDVVEFRYGLAQGGSQCRTTRSVPAEELGGEASFKVTPMKAADWDIWVTAVDRAGNVSSDCERHTLKVAKGASPVAQWALDGRWTDAGVTDPTGGHNGTVALGPTRWTKGRAGDALHFTGASDSYVAPGGGPAVATNGSFSVSAWVKLDQANGVTRTAVSQVGDRMSAFSLGYIGEVNRFGFRMATKATDDAELITVTSLKAAQVGVWTHLAGVYDVPTQTMTLYVNGLRQYNVTAVVTTPWESSSVQIGRGKSRGTFGDNWAGDIDEVQIYDRALSDLTYLDPGEDTPRSEVDRLAGTPVEEAYYPLDEGSGGSAGDASGNYRTVGLSNASWVTGKVGSGAVRFADGTGAGLTSQPLVARTDTSFTVAARVRPDVLDDTARTVVSQDGGQHSGFFLQRRKVGSDHKWSFHLVTAPDQTNPTPLSVDAAGAGTTPVQGEWAAIAAVHDAQTGEIRIYVNGHLAGTKAVGTQNSNVTGPLVIGRGRWNGQPAGNWMGSIDEVHVYNGVLADREIAELSAQTEPQPPSAFAGAFGQFAGHDGRRYTGPGPVPPGYYFEGTRGFSAPEGAPDTRPVYSCRYDGGFFLDHAANCAGYEVLGTAGRVYMNPPEGVPTLPVYRCVVIASGDHYLSHSDACESTPDKVRTEFLFGYVRTLTPLIRYRGPDGERWTSTHAQFLPSGYKTEKVLGYVSLRSIEGGPPQLKLCEDSRSDVFDEFVSTDVACEGQNDMGAWPSGHLWSEPPDGMESQQLYACRSEGAEWFESLDPFCEGSADFGRPLGYVITRP; encoded by the coding sequence ATGGTGGGGCTTTCGGTCCTGCTCACGGGGCTGGGCGCGGGTGGCCTGACCAGGGAGAGGACTGCTGACGCGGCAGCGCCGCCGCCCGTCTCGCCCACCAGCTCGGCGCCGACTCCGGCCGAACGCACTGCCCTGACCCGGGCCCGGGAGTCCGGGAAGCGGGTCGAGGTGGTGGCGAAGCGGACCGAGACGATGGAGGTCTACGCCGACCCCAAGGGCCACTTCACCGCAGTGCTGCACCCTGGCCCGGTCCGGGCGCGCCAAGACGGCAAGTGGGTGGCGATCGACACCACCCTGGTGCGGCGGCCGGACGGTTCGGTCACCCCGCGTGCCGCGGCGGTGTCGCTGGCCTTCTCCAAGGGTGGTCAGGAGCCTTTGGTACGGCTCGGCCAGGGCGGGAAGCAGGTGGCGCTGGGCTGGCCGGACCCGTTGCCGGCACCGGTGCTCAAGGGCGACACCGCCACGTATCCGGAAGTGATGCTGGGCGTCGACCTCAAGCTCACCGCGGGGTCGGCGGGCTTCAGCGAAGTGCTGGTCGTCAAGACGCGCGCGGCCGCAAAGAACCCGGAGCTGCGCAAGGTGCGGTTCGGCGTGCAGACGAGCGGGCTCACCCTGAAGGCGGGCAAGGGCGGTGGATCCGAGCTCGTCGACGCCAAGGGGAAGACCGTCTTTTCCTCGCCGGCTCCCGCGATGTGGGACGCGGCCTCGAACGAGGCGGTCGGCCGTTTCGAGATGGCCAAGAACGCGATCACCGTCATCCCGGACCGGAAACTGCTCACGGCCCCGGACACCAAGTTCCCGGTGTCGATCGACCCGGACTGGTGGGTCCCCTTCGGCGGCTGGGCCAAGGTCTTCTCGGGAAAGCTGGACTCCTCGTTCTGGCACGGCGGCGGGGACGTCGAGCCGCCCGGCAGATTCGGCGGGCAGAACCTCGGCAAGGTCGGCAAATGCTGGCTCGCCAGCGGAACGTGCAACGGCATCGGCGCGGCTCGTACGTTTGTGCAGTTCGACATCAGAGGCCTGCACGGCGCGCAGGTCGTGACCCCGAACGGGTCGTCCGGTGCGGAGTTCAACGCGCACGAGGTGTACGCCCCGGCCTGTGGCGGGGGCACCAGGAGATTCGGGGTGAGCCTGGTCCACGCCAACCCGTTCGGCGCCGACCTCACCTGGCGTAACTCGCAGATGGAATTTCCGGCTCCCATCGGCGGGACACGCAGGGAGATGCACGGCTACGAGCCGGGCGGAGCATGCGGGCCGGCGAATATCGGCTGGGGCGTCGGCGACCAGGTGCGGTATTCCAACGACCAGCGCGCGACCCACGTCGCGTTCGCGCTGATCGCCGAGGATGAGACCGAGGACTACAGCTGGAAGAAGTTCGACGCGTACTCGCTGCTGGTGCACTACAACTGGCCGCCCGACGTGCCGAAGAATTTCAGCTGGTCGGCGGGAACCACGACGCGCCCGTGCAGTACGGACGTGAACAACCCGGACTATGCCAGCAACGCGGCCGCTCCGATCACGCTGCGGGCGACCGGGACCGACCGGGACGGCGACAACCTGTGGATGCGGTTCGAGCGGTGGACCCGGCATGGATCCATGCACGAGCCGCCGAACGCCCCTGGGCCGCTGGTCAATGGTTCGGAGTTCACCGACGTCATCCCGCAGGGGACCTTCCAGCACGGGTTCCAGCTCTCATGGCGGGCACGGGCCGGCGACAACTGGGGTCCCAGCCTGTTCGGGCCGCAGACAGGCACCGGGATGTGCCAGCTCGACATCGACAACGAAAAGCCCGGGAGGCCGTCGGCCAAGCCGCCCTCCGAGTCGACCGTGGGTGCGCCGGCCGAGTTCACGGTCAAGGCCAATGACCCCGATGTGGTCGAGTTCCGGTACGGCCTGGCACAGGGCGGCAGCCAATGCCGTACGACCCGCAGCGTGCCCGCGGAGGAACTGGGTGGTGAGGCCTCGTTCAAGGTGACGCCGATGAAGGCGGCGGACTGGGACATCTGGGTGACGGCCGTCGACCGGGCCGGCAATGTGAGCTCGGACTGCGAGCGCCATACGCTGAAGGTGGCGAAGGGCGCGAGCCCAGTGGCGCAGTGGGCGCTGGACGGTCGCTGGACCGATGCCGGCGTGACCGACCCGACGGGCGGTCACAACGGCACCGTGGCCCTCGGGCCCACACGCTGGACCAAGGGCCGGGCTGGGGACGCGCTGCACTTCACCGGCGCCAGCGACTCCTATGTCGCGCCCGGCGGTGGGCCCGCGGTGGCCACGAACGGGAGCTTCTCGGTGTCGGCATGGGTGAAGCTGGACCAGGCGAACGGTGTCACCCGTACCGCGGTCTCCCAGGTGGGCGACCGGATGTCCGCGTTCTCGCTGGGGTACATCGGCGAGGTCAACCGCTTCGGCTTCCGGATGGCGACCAAGGCCACCGACGACGCCGAGCTGATCACCGTGACATCGCTCAAGGCCGCCCAAGTCGGCGTGTGGACCCATCTCGCGGGCGTCTACGACGTCCCCACCCAAACGATGACCCTGTACGTCAACGGTCTACGCCAATACAACGTCACCGCCGTGGTGACTACACCGTGGGAATCCAGCTCGGTCCAGATCGGCCGCGGCAAATCGCGGGGGACCTTCGGGGACAACTGGGCCGGCGACATCGACGAGGTGCAGATCTATGACCGGGCGCTCAGCGACCTGACCTACCTCGATCCGGGGGAGGACACGCCGCGCAGCGAGGTCGATCGCCTGGCCGGGACACCGGTCGAGGAGGCGTACTACCCGCTGGACGAAGGCTCGGGCGGCAGCGCGGGCGACGCCTCGGGGAACTACCGCACCGTCGGCCTGAGCAACGCGAGCTGGGTCACGGGCAAGGTCGGCAGCGGTGCGGTGCGGTTCGCGGACGGGACCGGCGCCGGGCTGACCTCCCAGCCGCTGGTGGCGCGCACCGACACCAGCTTCACGGTCGCCGCGCGGGTAAGACCCGATGTGCTGGACGACACGGCGCGCACCGTGGTGAGCCAGGACGGCGGCCAGCACAGCGGGTTCTTCCTCCAGCGCCGCAAGGTCGGCAGCGACCACAAGTGGTCCTTCCACCTGGTCACCGCACCGGACCAGACCAACCCGACCCCGCTGTCGGTGGACGCTGCCGGGGCCGGGACGACGCCGGTCCAGGGGGAGTGGGCGGCGATCGCCGCCGTCCATGACGCGCAGACGGGCGAGATCCGCATCTACGTCAACGGGCACCTGGCCGGGACCAAGGCGGTCGGCACGCAGAACTCGAACGTGACGGGCCCGCTGGTCATCGGCCGGGGGAGGTGGAACGGCCAGCCGGCGGGGAACTGGATGGGATCGATCGACGAGGTCCACGTCTATAACGGCGTGCTGGCGGACCGGGAGATCGCCGAGCTCAGCGCCCAGACGGAGCCGCAGCCCCCGTCGGCCTTCGCGGGCGCCTTCGGACAGTTCGCCGGGCATGACGGAAGGCGCTACACCGGCCCTGGTCCGGTGCCGCCGGGGTACTACTTCGAGGGCACGCGCGGGTTCAGCGCACCGGAGGGCGCGCCGGACACCCGGCCGGTCTACTCCTGCCGCTATGACGGAGGGTTCTTCCTCGACCACGCGGCCAACTGCGCAGGATACGAGGTTCTCGGCACCGCAGGACGGGTTTACATGAACCCGCCCGAGGGCGTTCCCACATTGCCGGTCTACCGGTGCGTGGTGATTGCGAGCGGGGACCACTACCTGTCCCATAGCGACGCCTGTGAGAGCACGCCGGACAAGGTGCGTACCGAGTTCCTTTTCGGATACGTACGAACGCTCACGCCGCTCATCCGCTATCGCGGGCCGGACGGGGAGCGCTGGACCAGCACGCACGCGCAATTCCTGCCATCCGGCTATAAGACCGAGAAGGTGCTGGGCTACGTGTCGCTACGGAGCATCGAAGGCGGCCCACCGCAGCTGAAGCTGTGTGAGGACAGCCGCTCCGACGTGTTCGACGAGTTCGTGTCCACGGACGTCGCATGCGAAGGCCAGAACGACATGGGTGCCTGGCCCAGCGGCCACCTGTGGTCTGAGCCACCCGACGGCATGGAGAGCCAACAGCTGTACGCATGCCGCAGCGAGGGCGCCGAGTGGTTCGAGTCCCTCGACCCGTTCTGCGAGGGGAGCGCCGACTTCGGCCGCCCGCTCGGCTACGTGATCACCCGCCCCTGA
- a CDS encoding WD40 repeat domain-containing protein, producing the protein MRRKAGNPPYRRLAEQAHYSISTLSSAAAGQRLPTLAVTLAYVRACDGDTEEWGQRWREVAGALGEVRAEPEGGGPAAPYAGLRSFREQDSEWFFGRERLLEELAGRLERQRFVVVIGASGSGKSSLLRAGLVPRLREAEGATVLVLTPGARPLEECAVRLGAMAGLAPGALYGELRDDPENLGRVVRQINARDDDTGDRELVLVVDQFEEVFTLCRDPAERDRFIEALVLAASDPGGRCRVALGARADFYAHCTHHAPLVEAMRDAQVPVGPMSLDELRRAVVQPAQRAGLTIEGALLATLIAQAHGQAGVLPLLSHALLQTWRRRRGNALTRDAFEAAGGLEGALARTAEEFYQGLDPGRQQLARQVFVRLTALGDGTEDTRRPARLEELDGLAGKGPETGEGEGVGAGGDLNGEIRAVLDLAAGARLLTLDRERVELAHEALIRCWPRLHRWLTEDREATRTARRLTDAAQAWEALGREPGALYRGTALSLAAGLDRTTMSVPEREFLDAGLAARAAEHAAVRRRARFRRLGVGLLSVLLVLTTTTAALAVRAQRAADQQRDVVGSQRAAERAAALRGVNPALAAQLSLAAYKLSPTPEARGSVLSTFATPYATQLTGQSGAITAVAFGADGRVLVTGDADRTVRLRRVPDPHRPDGPVTLGRLGGSVRTVAVSPDARLLAAGGEDGTVGVWDIGDARRPRLAARLPGGDGPVAGVGFGFGVGPAARTLAIVARAGIRVWQLTNPHSPRGLATLDAGTDITATAFHGNGRTLATGHGDGAIRLWELTESGERLRRLSTVPGQAGQVDQAGQAGLVDQVSRPDPTGATDPTAPATPTAHSGQVNAMAFAPGGRQLATGGADFTVRLWDVGRPDRPRRTQTLATHTDAVNAVAFSADGRRLATGGTDGTVRRWDVDGDGSVREAAVLTGHTGSVRALAFGPRGRTLASGSEDQSTRLWDLPGPALAGHTSSLYSVAFSPDGRTLATASYDSTVRLWDLADRDRPRQLPPLTGHTGPVNSVAFSPDGRTLASASADGTLRLRDVGKGPRLLRTVPARIGHVNTLAFSPDGRILVTGGEQGAVRLWSTTDVSEPRLLSALPGSSAVDSVTFAPDGRTLAVASRNHKATLWDVTGPRRPVRLSVLTGHTGAVKSVDFAPDGRTLATGSEDRTVRLWNLTDLRHPLARDRLTGYTDGVMSVAFAPDGRTLAAASADRKVRLYGLTGGGEAREPVLLTGHTKPVDTVAFSPDGRTLATGSEDWTALLWDPDIDRVAERICATAHPTITRAEWRQYFPQWKYRPPCGS; encoded by the coding sequence TTGAGGCGGAAGGCGGGGAATCCGCCGTACCGGAGACTCGCGGAGCAGGCGCACTATTCGATCTCGACCCTGTCCTCGGCCGCCGCCGGGCAGCGGCTGCCGACGCTCGCGGTGACGCTGGCGTACGTACGGGCCTGTGACGGGGACACCGAGGAGTGGGGGCAGCGGTGGCGGGAGGTCGCCGGGGCTCTCGGGGAGGTGAGGGCGGAGCCCGAGGGCGGCGGGCCGGCTGCGCCGTACGCCGGGCTGCGGTCCTTCCGGGAGCAGGACTCCGAGTGGTTCTTCGGGCGTGAGCGGCTCCTGGAGGAGCTGGCCGGGCGGCTGGAACGGCAGCGGTTCGTGGTGGTGATCGGGGCTTCGGGGTCGGGGAAGTCCTCGCTCCTACGGGCCGGGCTGGTGCCGCGGCTGCGGGAGGCGGAGGGGGCGACCGTGCTCGTACTGACGCCCGGGGCCCGGCCGTTGGAGGAGTGCGCCGTGCGGCTCGGGGCGATGGCGGGGCTCGCGCCGGGCGCCCTGTACGGGGAACTGCGGGACGACCCCGAGAACCTGGGGCGCGTCGTACGGCAGATCAACGCCCGGGACGACGACACCGGTGACCGTGAACTCGTGCTGGTGGTCGACCAGTTCGAGGAGGTCTTCACGCTCTGCCGGGACCCCGCCGAACGCGACCGTTTCATCGAGGCCCTCGTCCTCGCCGCCTCGGACCCCGGCGGCCGATGCCGCGTAGCCCTGGGCGCACGCGCTGACTTCTACGCCCACTGCACCCACCACGCGCCCCTCGTCGAGGCCATGCGCGACGCCCAGGTGCCCGTCGGGCCGATGAGCCTCGACGAACTACGCCGAGCCGTCGTACAGCCCGCCCAGCGCGCCGGACTCACCATCGAGGGCGCCTTGCTCGCCACGCTCATCGCCCAGGCCCACGGCCAGGCAGGCGTACTCCCGCTGCTGTCGCACGCCCTGCTGCAGACCTGGCGGCGGCGCCGGGGCAACGCGCTCACCCGGGACGCCTTCGAGGCGGCGGGCGGTCTGGAGGGCGCCCTCGCGCGCACCGCCGAGGAGTTCTACCAGGGTCTGGACCCGGGCCGGCAACAGCTGGCCCGGCAGGTGTTCGTACGGCTGACCGCCCTCGGCGACGGCACGGAGGACACCCGGCGCCCGGCCCGCCTGGAGGAACTGGACGGGCTGGCGGGGAAGGGGCCGGAAACGGGGGAGGGGGAGGGGGTCGGTGCCGGCGGTGACCTCAACGGCGAGATCCGTGCCGTACTCGACCTCGCCGCCGGCGCCCGCCTCCTCACCCTCGACCGCGAGCGCGTCGAACTCGCCCACGAGGCGCTGATCCGATGCTGGCCCCGACTGCACCGCTGGCTGACAGAGGACCGCGAGGCCACCCGCACCGCACGCCGCCTCACCGACGCAGCCCAGGCCTGGGAGGCGCTGGGCCGCGAACCCGGAGCCCTGTACCGGGGCACCGCTCTCTCCCTCGCCGCCGGGCTCGACCGTACGACGATGTCCGTACCGGAGCGAGAGTTCCTGGACGCCGGTCTGGCCGCCCGGGCGGCGGAACACGCGGCGGTGCGGCGCCGGGCCCGGTTCCGGCGCCTCGGCGTGGGGCTGCTGAGCGTCCTGCTCGTGCTGACCACGACCACGGCGGCCCTCGCCGTACGGGCCCAGCGGGCGGCCGACCAGCAGCGCGACGTCGTCGGCTCCCAGCGCGCGGCGGAACGGGCGGCGGCACTGCGCGGCGTCAACCCGGCCCTGGCCGCCCAACTCAGCCTGGCCGCGTACAAGTTGTCACCCACCCCGGAGGCGCGCGGCAGCGTCCTCAGCACCTTCGCCACGCCGTACGCCACCCAGCTGACCGGCCAGTCCGGCGCCATCACGGCGGTGGCGTTCGGAGCCGACGGCCGCGTCCTGGTCACCGGCGACGCCGACCGCACGGTGCGATTGCGCCGGGTACCGGACCCGCACCGCCCGGACGGGCCGGTCACGCTGGGCCGCCTCGGCGGCTCCGTACGCACGGTCGCCGTCAGCCCCGACGCGCGGCTGCTGGCCGCCGGGGGCGAGGACGGAACGGTGGGCGTATGGGACATCGGCGACGCCCGCCGCCCCCGGCTCGCGGCACGGCTGCCGGGCGGCGACGGTCCGGTGGCCGGCGTGGGATTCGGCTTCGGAGTCGGCCCTGCCGCACGTACTCTCGCGATCGTCGCCCGCGCGGGCATCCGGGTGTGGCAGCTGACGAACCCCCACAGCCCCCGCGGCCTCGCCACGCTGGACGCGGGCACGGACATCACGGCGACCGCGTTCCACGGCAACGGCCGCACGCTGGCCACGGGGCACGGCGACGGGGCGATACGGCTCTGGGAACTGACGGAGTCGGGCGAGCGACTGCGCCGACTGTCGACGGTGCCGGGGCAGGCGGGGCAGGTAGACCAGGCGGGGCAGGCGGGCTTGGTCGACCAGGTCAGCCGACCAGACCCCACCGGGGCTACAGACCCCACCGCCCCCGCCACCCCCACCGCCCACTCCGGCCAGGTCAACGCCATGGCGTTCGCCCCCGGTGGGCGCCAACTCGCCACCGGCGGAGCCGACTTCACCGTGCGACTCTGGGACGTGGGTCGGCCCGACCGGCCCCGTCGGACGCAGACGCTCGCCACGCACACCGATGCCGTCAACGCCGTCGCCTTCAGCGCGGACGGGCGTCGGCTCGCCACCGGGGGTACCGATGGCACCGTACGCCGGTGGGACGTGGACGGTGACGGTTCCGTGCGGGAGGCGGCCGTGCTCACCGGGCACACCGGCAGTGTGCGGGCGCTGGCCTTCGGGCCCCGGGGGCGCACGCTGGCCAGCGGCAGCGAGGACCAGAGCACCCGGCTCTGGGATCTCCCCGGGCCAGCCCTCGCCGGCCACACCAGCTCGCTCTACTCCGTCGCCTTCAGCCCCGACGGCCGTACCCTCGCCACCGCCAGCTACGACAGCACCGTGCGCCTGTGGGACCTCGCCGACCGGGACCGGCCGCGCCAACTCCCGCCGCTCACCGGCCACACCGGGCCCGTAAACTCCGTCGCCTTCAGCCCCGACGGCCGCACCCTGGCCAGCGCCAGCGCCGACGGCACGCTGCGGCTGCGGGACGTGGGGAAGGGGCCGCGGTTGCTGCGTACCGTTCCCGCACGCATCGGGCACGTCAACACGCTCGCGTTCAGCCCCGACGGGCGCATCCTCGTCACCGGCGGCGAGCAGGGCGCCGTACGCCTCTGGAGCACGACCGATGTCAGCGAGCCACGCCTGCTGTCCGCCCTGCCGGGGAGCAGTGCCGTGGACTCCGTCACGTTCGCGCCCGACGGCCGTACCCTCGCCGTGGCCAGCCGGAACCACAAGGCCACGCTCTGGGACGTCACCGGCCCGCGCCGCCCCGTCCGGCTGTCCGTCCTCACCGGGCACACCGGCGCCGTGAAGTCCGTCGACTTCGCGCCCGACGGCCGCACCCTGGCCACCGGCAGCGAGGACCGCACCGTACGCCTCTGGAACCTCACCGACCTCCGCCACCCCCTCGCCCGCGACCGCCTCACCGGCTACACCGACGGCGTCATGTCCGTCGCCTTCGCCCCCGACGGCCGTACCCTGGCCGCTGCGAGCGCCGACAGGAAGGTGCGGCTGTACGGGCTGACAGGCGGCGGTGAGGCCCGGGAGCCGGTGCTGCTGACCGGCCACACCAAACCGGTCGACACCGTCGCCTTCAGCCCCGACGGCCGCACCCTCGCCACCGGCAGCGAGGACTGGACCGCCCTCCTCTGGGACCCCGACATCGACCGCGTCGCCGAACGGATCTGCGCCACCGCCCACCCGACGATCACCCGCGCCGAATGGCGCCAGTACTTCCCGCAGTGGAAGTACCGGCCCCCATGCGGCAGTTGA
- a CDS encoding alpha/beta hydrolase has product MRLLARSPRESPTRIANASSALIVSATGDTATTYRGSRAMHRLLTGSRLLTLDGVIAHGVYGVYGDACVDGTVNAYLASGRLPPGTRRAANEGVVNCRMGAGTSTAGSTGAIRRG; this is encoded by the coding sequence GTGCGCCTTCTGGCCCGATCCCCGCGCGAGTCCCCGACCCGGATCGCCAACGCCTCGTCCGCGCTGATCGTCTCCGCGACCGGCGACACGGCGACCACATACCGGGGCAGCCGCGCGATGCACCGCCTGCTGACGGGTTCCCGGCTGCTCACCCTGGACGGGGTGATCGCCCATGGGGTGTACGGCGTGTACGGCGACGCCTGCGTGGACGGCACGGTGAACGCGTACCTGGCCTCGGGCAGGCTCCCGCCGGGGACCCGACGTGCCGCAAATGAGGGTGTCGTCAACTGCCGCATGGGGGCCGGTACTTCCACTGCGGGAAGTACTGGCGCCATTCGGCGCGGGTGA